In Juglans microcarpa x Juglans regia isolate MS1-56 chromosome 1S, Jm3101_v1.0, whole genome shotgun sequence, the genomic stretch CATTCTGTCTACTTACAGGATCGGCCCATTTTGCAGAGATTGCTTCTGAAATTTTCCTCCTTTGCTCAGAGGACTTGGGTGCTCTCTTGCTACCTTTTGGCCTAGGCATTATCTTCCTTTGTTCAACACTCTTTAACCACTCAGCCTTGAGCTGTTCATCCAAGATCTTGTAGGAACCCCACTGCAGCTCTTCCTCACCAACAAAGCCTCGTTTAGCTGCTTCTGCAATTAGATTCTGCCACTCAAAGCAGCAACCTTCCTGCACAATCAGCTTCTCACGTCGCCTTTGCCACCCCATTCGTACTCCAACTGCAATTTTCATCCTCGTCTCTTTGCTGTACAatcagcaaaaagaaagaacatgaagtacaaaaaattatgtaatgATATGAAGGGGATATTATGAAAACACACTCGTGAACTCATAATTTCTCCCATAGTCATGAAGACCCTAATATAAGCTAAATAAGGACTTTATTACAGTACTTTAGATGACTGGGGAGTTTGCAAGAATTACAAGAGGAAATGTTCATTgtaaattaaaacacaaataaacaaGACGGCATAAGACCTACCTCTGAGCATGTCCAAGGTTACTTAACTTCATTCTGACCTGCACAGTCAAATTTCATTAAGAAATAAGAAATTCCAATTTTGCCCAAATGAActgtattttatgaaaactgataATTAGAAAACATCTTCTCTTGTGCTCATCAAAAGCCTAAGAGCCTAAATCGTGCCATTGATATCCCACCCTTTGGTTTGGCCATCTAAAATATCATTGGCCTAATGAAACTACCAGCTCAAAAAAGCATATTCCAATTTACAAGGGTACTATGATGGAAAGCCCCAGAGATTCTATGGGAAATTGGAGAATTAACTGCTTACGCTTTATTGAAGTGTGTACACTGATCAGGTACTGAGTCTACCATTGAATATCAAACAGCCACTAACTCCTTAACCAACCTAAAGAATTAGCTTCTGCATCGGATTTTATAACTAACCTGGAAATCTCATTGCAGTGGGGAAAGAAAACTCAATTTATTCAATGACAGTTGTTAGATACATGCAATGCTTTGACACCAGCATTTGATATCATCATAGATTCTCCAGATCAGAAGTACACTGAAAGGAATTTAAGGAAGGCCAACAAAAGTGCCATGCATCCCTATATCTCACACCAGTAGCAAAGCAAAAAGGGTAAGGGGGATTTTCAGAGTCACCGGCAGGGACTTAAAAGAGTGACAGCAGAATTTCCCAACATTTTTCACTTACCAATTCATTACAGTTCATATTCTAACGTTTAAAAAAAACGTTTTGTACTAATGACCAATCACCATTCACCCTCCATGTGTGCCATAAGATAAGTATATGGTCCCATTATTCATTTAATTGATGAAACAGGTGCATCTGAAGATCAAGACTCAAAAATTGAGCAAAGGATCCACGAATATAATCTCTTCATTCTAAACATGCTAAGGTCATTTCAAAGGAACGTGTAAAATTATTCTTACATGACATCACCTTAGGATCCTGCATTGCAAGTTTTGTCCTCTCTCTGATCCGTTGAATTGTTTCTGCGCATTATATGAAGATTTTAGTAAAGGTACATCAAATAATGGAAACAGACTGATAAAACAAGAAGACGTGAtctctaaatatattattaccAGCACTGTGCTTCCTGCCTTTGTTCCATGGCTTGTTTCCCTTATTTGCTTTGGATATTCTCGATCTtctcaacctctctctctcgtcaGATTCCCCTTCTTCACTTGAAAACTTGGGTTCCATCTTCGGTATACTTGAATTGACAACATCTTGTGAAACATTGCAGTGCTTCTGTCCATTTTTATTCTGAACCAAACCCTTGGGTTCAAGAGTAGCGACTGCCTTGATCAGGAATCTACCCCTCCGCACCTCTAAGTGTCTCACATTGAAGTTTAGTTCTTTAGAGAGACCAAAGCATATCCAAGCACCGGACAGTCTTTTATCGTTGGCAAAGGTAATGGGAATTGATGAAAGTTTACCATGAATATGGTTTTGAGCCCTGAGCGCACATAAATGGCTTTGCAAGGCAGGCTGCGCAGTAGCAATCTCTACCAAAAGATACAAACATAACAATCTCAGTGGTTATCTCCGAGAGGATTGCAAGAACACTGCATATTCTACATTCAGTTGCTGTATGAGGTATTAAATTATGAGGAGCACGTGGCATCATCATATAACCAACAAATGAAGTTTCTGGTTTTATTTAAGAGCAACTCGTGgagatgaaattgaaaacaaCGCTTGAAACCTAGCCTCTTGGGCATACTCTAGTGACATGATACAATGAACAATACAATAAACTGGGTTTTCAActaaatggggaaaaaaaaaagaaaatttattgaatagaaATAACAAGAAATCGAACGTAATAATTGAGATTGcagattaaaacaaaaacaaacaaagaaaacaaagatgGAAGAGCAACCATATAAAGTATAGGAGAGGGGGAGTACCCAGTAAAGGCATGGAGGCTCATTCAGCCAAATCCAGACTTTAATGTCAATAGCTCGGTGAAATGTAGAGACTGCATAGCATTTGTTAAGTAAGCATTTCGTTTACATGGGATAACACTCGTTCCTTCTCTCCTTGTCGAAACGATGGCCACCGGCAAAAACACAATCTGGGTGGCTCCAAAAGAAACGCTGCGAGAGAGCCACACAGTATGCAGGCGCGGGATAACGAAACAGCGACGCTATCGCAGGCCACAATCCCAATACAAAGACCAATAAAACTAGAGAGCAGAGAAACCTTTGATATTTTAGGAGGTAGGCCAACCCATGAGCATCGTGGGCTGGCTATGTAACGTACCTAGGAATTGCAGGCCTTTCCGGCAGTGCTCAgtcttttatctttttgcttTTAAGGTCCAcgtagagaaaataaaaagacaagcGTCACgttcacaaaaaaatatcaaaaaaataaatatataaattaatatgatttagtATGACATATtagatttatattataataaaaataattttttaatttaatatattatatctaatcatagaatttatattttaaaaaattttttatgactaaaatatttctaaaacgAAAATGATTATGAATTTGAAGGACACTTCATACTTTATACCCGATCAGATcattttcatttggtttttaGGTCAGTAAAAtggaataaatataaatgagatccaataatatatataccggtGGAATTTGGTATGTTTGGTTTCAGAAACTCTTGgacattttttgaaaagaatttcaatttcaatttaaacatcttttaaacacggagaaaatatatctattttctcgaaaaaaaaatccttttaatcattTGCCAAGGTTCTATTAACCAAATACAAAAACCAAAAtggttttcataaaaagaaaatatttcacataACTTTTAAGGctaaatattaaataagttacatttggatagtaagatattctcagatattttgtgaatattaataaaaaaataatgatataatattaaatagtagtaaaaaatttgtaaaaagtaataataaaaaaataaatagtagtgagatattttgagAATACCTAAGGTATTGAGGTATTCTCGAGTATTCTGAGAATAGTACTTTGAATATTAAAGTATTCTCAATACTCAAACTAGACCAGTCTATATGATTTGCCTTCTTGACAAAGCAGTGTCTGTACAACTTTGATCAAATTAGTGATCCCGTTTCTTAACACAACAATATGacaacttttcatttctttcacattcccacaatacaattttttcaatttatgctGCTAATTCACTTACACAATTCCCATTTTTGAACCaaagaaaggggaagaaaacaTGCATAATTAAGGAAGTTGTGCCTAAGTGCTATAGTCAAATGTTTGAATGGACGATTGGGCACCTCGACGCAAATGCATGCTAGAAAGAATTATGTGCATTAGTTAACATAGCAACAACTAGCCCAATGCATGTTCTCTGAACAAGTTGACCAAGAACAAACAGAAGTGCCGCTGACACACATGTATTCTTTCGTTAATCTGAATGGCAGcgcacaacttttttttttttattagttgggatgagatgaattgaaataaaagttaaaagttaaataaaatattgttaaaatatattttttaatattatttttattttgagatttgaaaatattgaattgtttattatattttgtataaaaaattataataattagatcagATGAGTCGACATGAACTGTAAAatcaaacgaagccttaatctcaactatttttcaactttatcgACTCTCCTAATAGTCAATTATTAGAAAGTCTACAAGGGTTGCCACCAAATTTATCCAAAAATGCCTCCCGATTTAGATgtggaaagagaaataataagcGTGTTAACGGTTGGTTGATCATGTTAGAATTAACAAtaacagaaaaattaaaaaaaaaagtagaatcaaTCACACATGACACAAAGTTTACATAGTTCGCAAACGTACTAATGTCCATGAAACTACATAGGATTATATTTAGATGATAATTAAAGATACAATACGATGACATTACATGAGTTTAATACAATATACAGTAAATCTTAATTAACATTGGGTTGAATTAAGAGCCAAGTCTCATTcaaattctacaaaaaaaatggCAACAGATCCTTGTCGGATCGGATCATCAAACTAAGCCGTCACAAGCGTAACCAGACTACACATAGAAGCCCAACAGATCAGGTTCTAAAGTATTTGATAAGTAGTTATTTTCTTGATTGAGATGTTTTCATGCCCTCTCTGTAGGAAGACAGTCGCCCCTCTTCCAACCAATCAATGACATAATCATAGGCATACTTCTATGTTGCTCTCTATCTCAAGAGTATTTGTAGTTGGATAGAAAATCCTTTACCCCCAGAGCTTACACTGGCCATCTTTCTTGATTTTGGATGAAACTGTTGCATAGATAATCCAAGTATTTCATTATTTGATCTCTACTGTAAATTGAGTTCAGCTTTTCAGAATTCATCTACATCGAGTGCATTACTCGTATGTTGTTACCACAGTATCAACTGTCATTAGCAGCCCAATCAGaactgcaaaaataaaataaaaaatattttatttttaaaatacgaAAGCCATGCGGCGCGGCATAATGAGTCAGTGACTTCTGCGTGCCTCGTAGCAGTAGAATGCAGCATTTCTTTCTCAATCCATAAACAAATCAAAGATGCAGcagtttgtatttttattttgtgctcCTCTCTTTCAGGCATTTTATCAAAAAGCTAGGGGGGTAAAAAGTTGTGGCGGTGCCACTCGTACATGTTTATGTCTGTGCTTCTACCGAACTAACATCAATGGGCATCATGACTTCAAAAAAATCATTCCCTATTAATCATTGTGtctttgtttatattttcttacctatatatatatatagatatacgTGCTAATTCCATATTAATATTTGGCTTAAAAGCCCAAAATTGAGGCAACAATGACGTGGAGTCTATGAATTTGAACAACATTAAAATCCCTGAAAATCATTATGTTTTCtcgttttaaaagaaaaagaaaattgcaaagTTATCGAGACATATGCAAGAATCTAATggcattttttttctataagaatTTACCAtctatcagttactatttattcttACACTTTAtatctataactttttcataagatatcgaggtattttttataaaatataagagtattttttataagatatgggatgtgaaatgatgaataatagttgatgagaagaaattttctttttaatattattcaataatctatttactaaaatatttacatatcataatttaatttcaaattttaaattttacaaatttacatCAAATACAATTTATGGTTATCAAATCTACTTCAATTATGTGATTggatggtaaaaaaaaaatcaaatttaaacaaaatctcGAATCTTGAGAAGATGGGTCCTGCTTTATAACttcgtttttttatttttttttaaaggatataACTTTGTCATCTTAGTTCTCTTTACGAAGATGaagattttaatcttcttttcGCTTAAAAAAATTCGTGCAATATTTAAGTCGTACAAATTTTGCATTGTCtacttgtgaaaaaaatgaaattcacttgaaaattttattttcttaagatagaaattttatttttaaatagaacaATACAAAATCTACACGCTGATCTAAActtatatctaataattttatgcTTATAACAAAATTACTTATGCTTGTAACAAAAAACCAATTGGTCATTTTAGATTCCAAGGCCAAATCCGATAAAAAGAAATTGGAATAACTCTATCCTGAAGTCTCTATATCACACATCATTCACATATTAtagtttaatttatatgatgagttttaaaatttgaatcttataaattaaattatgttatatgaGTAAGATCTTTAGAATAAGAAATTGAATATGATATGTATAAATTTGTTGCATAGTCaagtaggggtgaaaaccgacacTATCAGCTcgatttttttaccaaaattgtCGCCGACCGATGGAGAGGATTTGTATGGAACAATCGACCGTGAACGTACTcaatgagaaagagaaatactGACCATATGGACTCCGACAATTCTTTGGAGATTCTCGGTTGGTTCTTAATCCCCCTAACAATGAGGTTCATCTAAGAGagtagagagggagagaaaaactAAGAATTGGAGAAGAACAAGGGAGGGGAAGAAGACGATCTCAATTCAAAACGACACCTTTTGATTTAAAATCAAACGGATCAAACAACGTcatttcaattatattttttttttccaaactgaCGTTCCAAAACAATGTGTCATTTtgtatatgtataatttttaaaaaatatataatttatataattgatcGGTTTAGTGTCGATTGATTCAGCTTCAAATTGGGACCTAACCATCCGACGATGATTTTGACATAATTCTACTGCCAACTGACCGATTTTATGTCGGTTTCGACAGATTCTGTATTCTGACGATCAGTCTGAAGCAATTATGATAAGTTTCTTCAATTCGTGTACACCCATATAGTCAAGTAGTTGTATAAAAAGTTAGGAAGCCAATTCTTAGAGAGAGAACATCTACATTCTCCCTAGAATAAACCCATTTCCTTGAGAGCCATTGCCAAAGAGGAGGGTTCTCTCACCCTCCTATCTTCCCCATTTCCATTTCTGTACTGTATATACACTTTTAAGGTAGTGTTTTTTTCCTCCTCCCTTCACTTGCTCTGTTTTGGTCAGATTTGCTGCTTTTCGGCTGCCATCCGCCTACACGCTCCCCACCACCCTATCCTACAGCCGCTGATCTACTGGGACAGCGCGGAGTTGCGCCAAAAAGGTCTACGCATGACCCTCATGTGCAGCTTGTTTCGCTCATGTTCCCCATGCGCTGCCTCAGAACGACACTTTCGATGGCTACACGCACCATACCAGCAGTTTCGTCTCGCCGACAACTTCCAAATTGGGGCCACCCAGTCTCCATCCCTTTGGCGTGTGGCTGCCACGTGCCATCACAGGAGCGTGAAAATGCCGATGGTCAGCAGATCAGTCCACTCGATGTCAGATTTTTCATTATGTTATCATTTTTTCCTAAATCGTGATCTTGAAGAATAGTCTGAGGatctttctaaaattattttaagacaACAAGCAACAATGCACCCGTCACTCTCATTATTTTTTGCGAAGAATCCACCGATACTAGCGATGGTTccattattcataattttttacgAATAacttatttttgtcttttaagaCATCATCCTCTTTGTAAAACATGGATAAAATTGGTcgtaaaaatcaatttttttttttttttttttttttttatcacttgcTTGcttaggggaaaaaaagaaaaaagtagttGTATAAAGTTTGGGACAAAAGGGTCCtaacaaataaaagagatgGTAGAATTATCTTTttcgaaaaaaatgaaaggagcGAAATTGTTGTCCATTGTACATCAAGGTCAGGAGCAGGTGTTAATTTGCGTATTCCACGGGATATGATAAATCAGttcttttcctttattattatttttattattaaaaaagagggctaattattaataatgtcgagatttgtgttaaaaaaaaatggtaaaatataaGGCATGTGACAATGACCCCACTCTACTCACTTTCTCATTATTCCTATTTCTAATTGTCTTGAAATTATTCACTCAATCCTTTGAAATCTTGGCCACGCTTTCCCATAATtccctattttgttttttttttttagcctcTAGACTTCCCATATAAAATGAGAGAGCACATaggaaataaaatttatagtattttattaaatattttttttgatacatttggGGGTTATGCCAATGCCTTTggcttttattaaatatttagagtATGCtatgcatgtattttttttttaataaaattgatagTATTGAATTTGAACAACCCTTTTATCTCTGCCGAATGTTTGAGTTACGATGCATTAACGTCAAttcatactaatattaatattgtttatatcctttattgatatttattattttattattatttatttatattttattattagtcatttttatttaatattttattattaattctttttattattatttatagatgatCTGAGATATTTTACTATACAAAGTTAGCCTAAATTTAAGTAGTAAAATCCAAATAAAGAGAgttacaattaaaaaatctaacatGTAATTACTCATAATCTTTGTCACAACAAGACAAATTTACAGTCAAATCTAAGActcgtttattttcaagaaacatttcattttattttattttattattataatttttttaaatttttatataaaataaaataaataatttaattttttcaaattttaaaataaaaataatattaaaaaatatattttaataatattttatttaattttttaattttaatctcatttcattttatttcatctataaaaacaaatgaatccGAAGAAAAAAATGGGTGTACGTATGAATAGAGGGGTACCAAAACCAAAGGGAAGAATCTGAAGTGAAaatgggttagagagagagagagagagagagagaatttggcCATAACACCAGTCATGAGGGAAAGCGCCGAGAAGACACGTAACGGCGCGAGGAAAGCGACCATTTTGCTTTTTCCTCATCAACTGTTGCGTTTCATCGCCGTCGCGTGCTTTCccccttcttctttcttcttcctcctcggCCTCCATTCATCTCGTTCTAAAAAAAGTCAAGTCTTTGAGTCTGAAGTGGAGGATTCTTTTGGTTTACTTCTTTGAAAACTCTCGCGTCTTTGCCTACCTTATTCCTCAACCCGAAGAACAGGTCTaacttcctcttcctctttccCATTACTCATTCTCTTTCTACTTCTAGAATCTATATAAAGCTCATTCATTCATCACCCACGAGTCCTGGCTAGTTTTTACCACTGAGTTTTGACAATTCTAAGAGAAATCCCATTTGGGTTTTAGTCCCCTTTTTTTTCGAGTTTCTGAGTTTTGGGAATCCGAATTTGCGTTGGGTTTCGAGTGAATCTTGAGTAGCTGATACATTGCTgtgggaagaaaaaaatattccgCAGGAACTTTGATAGACGAGCATGGAGAATTCCTCTAGGCCGAGTCGATCGGCATTGGACAACTCACCGGCCGTGGAACTAACAGGAAAAATAATGGTGGTAGCCATAATAGTGCTCGTCCTTGTTGTGGTATTTGTCCTTTTCCTCCATCTCTACGCCAAATGGTTCTGGTGGCGCATTGATGAAGCCAACCCTTCTGCTCAtcccgccgccgccgccgccgcttCGTCTTCGCCCCCGGCCAAGAACCGGCGATCTCCGCCACCCTTCGAAGAGGGCTCGACCCCTTTGCCCTCCGCTCACTCCCCGTATTGATATTCAATCCAAATGATTTCAAAGAAGGGTTGGAATGTGCGGTTTGCCTCTCTGATCTAGTGCAAGGAGAGAAAGCTAGGCTGCTCCCCAAATGCAATCATGGGTTCCATGTCGATTGCATCGATATGTGGTTCCAGTCCCACTCCACCTGTCCGCTCTGCCGGAACCCAGTTGCTCCTGAAAGCTCCAATTCCAGCAGCGATACTAGTGCTGAGTTAGCAGAGGATTTCGAGTCATCAGGAGAGAACTTAGTTGCTGGGTATTCCACAGAATCTCCGAATTTCCCCACAAACGTCTTGTTTTGGGGAAACCAGACTCAGGTAAGTTCTAGGGGCGCTTGTTTGGACGAAGGTCCTTCTCAATGCCCTCCTTGTCCACCATCTTCTTCGTCAGCAGCTGGTAGTAGTAGACCGACCGACGGAATGCTGGTGATCGATATTCCAAGGCAGACTGATAACTTGTCATCGTTGTCTCCTTCGGTAAGCAGGTTTGCCGAGGAGGAATCAAAGTCGCCGATGACTGCAAGACTCAGGTCATTGAAGAGGCTTTTGAGCAGGGATAGAAGGACAAGTCCTCGTACTCCCGGTTCTGTTGATGTTGAGCAAGCAGGTAGCTAGATAGCAAGTCCCTTAATAGTTAGACTGAACATATCGCGGCTAGTACAGAGTATTGCTGAGAAATCAGCTCAAGATTATTGGAAGAGATGATTGGAGTCCGGTTCTTCCATCCTTGAAAGTTGCTACTTCTTTTGGGAGAGATCCCCCAGGGTTAATTTCTTCAATGTTCTTTTATTCTTGATCTTGACATAGATACTTAGGAGCTCGAGGTTGCTATCTCAACGATCTGAATCTCTTGTTTTATACATGAAGTTTGTATCTGTCTTGGAACAGAAGTgaacagttttttcttttatttgaaatgcCCATATTGTCATGAAAGTAAAATAGGTATCTGGGTTTTAGAGAGGGCGGACAAGCAGAGGGGTTATGATGCATTCTTGTTTTCTCGTTGATTAATATCAACAGCACCCCTGCCCCATCTCATTGCTCATTTGAAGTTTGCAAATTTGCATGTGAAGAACAGAAAAAAGTAGCATTTACATGATCAATACATAGCTTTGAGTAATTGGACCCATGCATCATCAGCTCGAAGTTTCATACACTTatggtgcgtttggttaccaaactcatctcaactcatcatttcaacttttttaaatctcaatataaaatataataaataattcaactttttcaaattttaaaataataataatattaaaaaataatattctaacaatattttattatcacaactcaactcaactcacttcaacatccacacacacccttaaTTTCTGATTTGACtacaaaactatctcatttcatcaaatataatcattacaattttattaaatttacacataaaatataataaataatttaattttttttaaatcttaaaataaaaataatattataataatatcttatttaacTTTTGAACGAAACTCATCTCATCGCGTAACCAAACAAGATTATAAGACCTTCGAGCAGCTTGAAGCAAATGGTGTGGAGTGAAAACGGGCGCCTGTTCTTGGGATGCGCTTGTCACAATGCTATTGTTGCCCACAGACAATTGACTCCTTTCAAGTATGACTGTCTTGTATTCTCATTTAGCTGCTCTTCACAGGAATCAGGCCATTTCTTTTCGCTCGTAGGTTCGGATTTTGAAGGATTTGTCATGACCgtctagttaatttttttttattcagaaAGTTTCTATAGTTTGATGATTATAGATTACAATAGTGTATTTAATGTTGAGATCCAATCAGCAGTACTGCCGAGCAAGTCTCCACAATATAGAAAGTGCATACAACACTCTTTTCTCAGCAGTTGGTGAGTGACAATTGCTGGGCCTCTATGTGTGTAGCCTAGACGTTGTGTTTGTAGCGGTTGAATTTGATTACCTGATTCGACAAGGGTTGGTTATGATTTTTTGGTGGATTCTCAATAAGATTTGAGTTATGGAGCGGAGGTTTGGACAAAacctttgaaaaaattttgaccCGTTTGGACTTGATCCGACTCGATCCGTTGTttaagaattattattattattattatatattgtattatatattttctctatgGCGAcgtatttttatattgtattttacttattatctgaaataaaatattttctaatttcgTCAACgtatgattaattttattttatatttttactttttctattacCGTTGCTGACAACTAAACATGCAAAAACAACTTGCGGAGGATAATACAGTGCGTATAAATCGAATACAGAGGGAAGATAGGAAGAATGAGACATTCCAGGACAATTGTAGagggttttttctttctttggtttTGATGGGTAATCAGGGACCGTTAGAGCACTCGCAGCGGATTCggtaaaataaagaaaagtctaaaatttgaatAGATTGAGAGTTAAGACGTTGGTATTAGATTCGgtaaaactcaaaactcaaatctcaaattttgAGTTAAAGGAAATTtagtttcatctttatatttgaaGATTCACTATTCATAAAtctatcatattattttattacaaaatacagAAGATTATtagtttagatttgaaaattaatttgtgaaatgtgtttgttgggtaattaggttgagaaaaaaaattagttaagaaacaataatttaaatatcaaattaaattattaatgtacatatggttagtgtaattgtaaaatatgaaataaaaataaaaaaaattattattaaaaaaataatatcatattatattttgatgaatccaatgactaatccaatgtgggatTATGGATAGAGAGGttatgaatttatgaaaaacatgtacttttcatcaaattttgaagataattttgatgaagtcaatgcTCATGCTCTTACAATTATGATTGACTGGTTCTGCCGCTCAGAGAGTACACCGCTCCATCTTATCACCagtttaattttctatttattttacttcaatttttttattcatatttttttattatttttaaatatttttaaaaaatattaaaaaaatatttatacactaatagttattttcttaattattaaataaaaaattaaaatatataaggcGTCAAAATAAAAAGGCAAATAAAGTAGGTAAAgtagtatttttcattattatttccATGCACATCATTTCAATAGCCAAAAAAAGACTATTTcgcaaagagattatataaaaacaatctcacaagctgacgtgattttatatgatctgttatatttactttataataaaagtatgtttataatctgacgaattAAATGAAAcaacgtcaatttataaatttaattttatgtaatttattgataattaaaatatttctcgtaaaaaaaaaaaaaattgtttctccACGTACGTC encodes the following:
- the LOC121244210 gene encoding LOW QUALITY PROTEIN: RING-H2 finger protein ATL3 (The sequence of the model RefSeq protein was modified relative to this genomic sequence to represent the inferred CDS: inserted 1 base in 1 codon), which gives rise to MENSSRPSRSALDNSPAVELTGKIMVVAIIVLVLVVVFVLFLHLYAKWFWWRIDEANPSAHXRRRRRRFVFAPGQEPAISATLRRGLDPFALRSLPVLIFNPNDFKEGLECAVCLSDLVQGEKARLLPKCNHGFHVDCIDMWFQSHSTCPLCRNPVAPESSNSSSDTSAELAEDFESSGENLVAGYSTESPNFPTNVLFWGNQTQVSSRGACLDEGPSQCPPCPPSSSSAAGSSRPTDGMLVIDIPRQTDNLSSLSPSVSRFAEEESKSPMTARLRSLKRLLSRDRRTSPRTPGSVDVEQAGS